From one Mya arenaria isolate MELC-2E11 chromosome 4, ASM2691426v1 genomic stretch:
- the LOC128230139 gene encoding uncharacterized protein LOC128230139, producing MFGVFRKSHAHGHEANELEAFMDSLEHRHLEPIKYFYHMTTTENVRRVFDEGVMIPRKTETPYWTVLSRDKDSPIGVWFSSSLYHSALPESSVYGDNRIKIPCQFIISSMLRPRMYLESFYYFESKPKNQIVRIILVDAEKNRKEADWCQKNCLRRVNMADNKILVLDQERKQYKCSNNDGKMFPYIWVEVFVIGHVEMVAIDTVDETRPSRDEAVPGKVPPGV from the exons ATGTTCGGAGTTTTCCGGAAAAGTCACGCGCATGGTCACGAGGCCAACGAGTTAGAG GCATTCATGGATTCGCTTGAACATCGACACCTTGAACCGATTAAATATTTCTATCACATGACAACCACTGAAAACGTTCGCAGAGTATTTGACGAAGGTGTCATGATCCCAAGGAAAACCGAGACGCCATATTGGACCGTATTATCACGTGACAAAGATTCACCAATCGGTGTCTGGTTCAGCTCGAGTTTGTATCACTCCGCTCTCCCGGAATCGTCTGTTTATGGTGACAACAGAATTAAAATTCCATGCCAGTTTATAATTTCAAGCATGTTAAGGCCAAGAATGTACTTAGaatcgttttattattttgaatcaaaACCTAAAAATCAGATTGTTCGAATTATCTTGGTTGATGCAGAGAAAAATCGGAAAGAAGCGGATTGGTGCCAAAAAAACTGTTTGCGACGAGTAAATATGGCTGACAACAAAATTTTAGTCCTCGATCAGGAAAGAAAACAGTATAAATGTTCAAACAATGACGGTAAAATGTTCCCGTACATTTGGGTAGAGGTTTTTGTAATAGGTCACGTGGAAATGGTTGCCATAGATACAGTAGACGAAACACGCCCAAGCAGAGACGAGGCAGTTCCGGGAAAGGTTCCACCTGGCGTATGA
- the LOC128232688 gene encoding uncharacterized protein LOC128232688: MDTDYIEKKVAHLDTFSIPKFDQQALVAIKEKTQRTKGSKVKLQLSPDGLRYMKSSMIQGKMLLDYIPMNMLKFFSIERNNPEVLFVVSVSLQDDSSNKFKVNVFRCNDAMEASLFATVFQRISSNRQAVTVVRTKAPPTVKEDEINWTLRNKEVDNSKRELRQMVDIGNGEKHEQVVTTTLVNGDGDDQHVVANGHSEVYEHGVRIPLYRKGKPTRSERDSFDTESEVSESALRLELESLSHELRDIKVMLEKNTGLTTSSELSTPRDSGERPVNVQIHKHTVAPEVVVYRKEQPRDRVERVVFSDDRPRENGYTVSSSGSTTHVRVSVPDYRAVTERSTSGAGEERDYEVIRATRPSTTSYEHWKRNTVERGAVRQVNDVAERIQWRSKPNRKTHVISSTTRPRSALPSWSSDAVDSAQMVQVRHHSAGVGPVYGRVSFNPRVAKMQERKSQSLRGVHGISSSTVVRPIDKVYVGRGDAKHHSLSSRGRVALRPSIVVKDIDIEDEVQPLHVEHNNNVVKADDDHLLDVSGLDLYQETPSNGAVIRT, encoded by the coding sequence ATGGATACGGATTACATAGAAAAGAAGGTCGCGCACCTGGACACGTTTAGTATACCTAAATTTGACCAGCAAGCCCTCGTGGCCATCAAGGAAAAAACACAGCGCACCAAGGGGAGCAAAGTGAAGCTACAGCTGTCACCGGACGGATTGAGATACATGAAAAGCTCTATGATTCAGGGAAAAATGTTATTGGACTACATACCTATGAACATGCTTAAGTTTTTCTCCATCGAGAGGAATAACCCGGAAGTGCTCTTCGTTGTTTCTGTGAGTCTCCAGGACGATTCATCGAATAAGTTTAAAGTCAATGTGTTCCGCTGTAACGACGCTATGGAGGCCAGTCTGTTCGCGACCGTCTTTCAGCGAATATCCTCCAACCGTCAGGCGGTCACTGTGGTCCGCACTAAGGCACCACCGACAGTCAAGGAGGACGAGATCAACTGGACGCTTCGTAACAAGGAAGTGGACAATTCGAAACGAGAACTCCGACAGATGGTTGACATAGGTAACGGcgaaaaacatgagcaagttgTTACGACCACTCTCGTAAACGGCGATGGCGACGACCAGCATGTTGTTGCTAATGGACATTCGGAAGTGTATGAACATGGTGTGAGAATTCCTCTGTACCGGAAAGGGAAGCCAACACGGTCTGAGCGCGACTCTTTTGACACGGAGTCTGAGGTGTCGGAGAGCGCTTTACGATTAGAGCTCGAGTCTCTCTCGCATGAGCTTAGAGATATTAAGGTCATGTTGGAGAAAAACACCGGATTGACGACGAGCTCAGAGTTAAGTACGCCCCGCGATAGCGGCGAGCGGCCTGTAAATGTCCAGATCCACAAACACACAGTCGCACCGGAAGTGGTCGTGTACCGGAAGGAGCAGCCCCGTGATAGAGTCGAGAGGGTCGTTTTCTCGGATGATAGGCCACGGGAGAACGGATATACCGTTTCGAGTTCGGGATCAACTACTCATGTACGCGTATCCGTTCCCGACTACAGAGCCGTCACCGAGCGCAGCACTTCAGGTGCTGGTGAGGAGAGGGATTATGAAGTTATTAGAGCCACGAGGCCGTCAACGACATCTTACGAGCACTGGAAACGTAATACCGTAGAGCGAGGTGCTGTTCGTCAGGTGAATGACGTCGCCGAGCGCATTCAATGGAGGTCGAAACCAAACAGGAAGACTCACGTGATCTCGAGCACCACGCGCCCACGGTCAGCGCTCCCGTCCTGGTCCTCCGATGCCGTCGACAGCGCTCAGATGGTCCAGGTTCGCCATCATTCGGCCGGCGTCGGGCCCGTCTATGGACGCGTGTCGTTCAATCCGCGCGTCGCCAAAATGCAAGAGCGAAAATCGCAGTCTCTCCGAGGCGTCCATGGTATCTCATCCAGCACCGTCGTGAGACCGATCGACAAAGTATACGTTGGACGTGGGGACGCCAAACACCACAGTCTGTCAAGCCGCGGACGCGTTGCGCTCCGGCCATCCATAGTTGTTAAAGATattgacattgaagatgagGTTCAGCCACTCCATGTTGAACATAACAATAACGTCGTTAAAGCTGACGACGACCACTTATTGGACGTCAGCGGACTCGACTTGTACCAGGAGACCCCCTCAAACGGAGCGGTGATTCGCACTTGA
- the LOC128229602 gene encoding sporozoite surface protein 2-like produces the protein MVSVVKVQDEPNSTSQPKNITETYNTPEPNNTSQPKNIKEPNNTPEPNNTSQPKNIEEPNNTPEPNNTSQPKNIEEPNNIPEQNSTSQPKNIEEPNNTPEPNNTSQPKNIEEPNNTPEPNNTSQPKNIEEPNNTTEPNNTSQPKNIEEPNNRPEQNSTSQPKNIEESNNTPEPNKYITTEEYTTTEEYTTTEEYITTEEYITNEEYITTEEYTTTEEYITTEEYTTTEEYITTEEYTTTEEYITTEEYITTEEYITTEEYTTTEEYITTEEYTTTEEYITTEEYITNEEYTTTEEYITNEEYITTEEYTTTEEYITNEEYITTEEYITTEEYTTTKEYITTEEYITNEEYITTE, from the exons ATGGTTAGTGTTGTCAAGGTACAAGATG AACCAAATAGCACATCACAACCAAAGAACATAACAGAAACATATAACACACCAGAACCAAATAACACATCACAACCAAAGAACATAAAAGAACCAAATAACACACCAGAACCAAATAACACATCACAACCAAAGAACATAGAAGAACCAAATAACACACCTGAACCAAATAACACATCACAACCAAAGAACATAGAAGAACCAAATAACATACCAGAACAAAATAGCACATCACAACCAAAGAACATAGAAGAACCAAATAACACACCAGAACCAAATAACACATCACAACCAAAGAACATAGAAGAACCAAATAACACACCAGAACCAAATAACACATCACAACCAAAGAACATAGAAGAACCAAATAACACAACAGAACCAAATAACACATCACAACCAAAGAACATAGAAGAACCAAATAACAGACCAGAACAAAATAGCACATCACAACCAAAGAACATAGAAGAATCAAATAACACACCTGAACCAAATA AATACATCACAACCGAAGAATACACCACAACCGAAGAATACACCACAACCGAAGAATACATCACAACCGAAGAATACATCACAAACGAAGAATACATCACAACCGAAGAATACACCACAACCGAAGAATACATCACAACCGAAGAATACACCACAACCGAAGAATACATCACAACCGAAGAATACACCACAACCGAAGAATACATCACAACCGAAGAATACATCACAACCGAAGAATACATCACAACCGAAGAATACACCACAACCGAAGAATACATCACAACCGAAGAATACACCACAACCGAAGAATACATCACAACCGAAGAATACATCACAAACGAAGAATACACCACAACCGAAGAATACATCACAAACGAAGAATACATCACAACCGAAGAATACACCACAACCGAAGAATACATCACAAACGAAGAATACATCACAACCGAAGAATACATCACAACCGAAGAATACACCACAACCAAAGAATACATCACAACCGAAGAATACATCACAAACGAAGAATACATCACAACCGAATAA
- the LOC128232231 gene encoding proteoglycan 4-like isoform X2, giving the protein MVVVKGNVMYSCKAFYIGSEKPAEDKKGVEALQGPLRDKYQGNVSDVAGYDVTVTVMPDVLHVKYSNDIKPEFILPISTLSICAAVRGVESHGDPGNMKFVPVHSVITANEPDSEHPAIYATVMRSHRDTSESLLCHAFICNSTRDALHLVNATQTAHTAHRRGYTSNGAMKFFIDQSTEFDKTLRVSQSAHARKQDTKKIYMYQEDFDTRQFNADSKTYVTRNDDFDMRRTATITRSYDTDNVVEDGDRQTTYYIKAGDYRASTPPPAVESETVIVRADAEIQRPPTPPPQQTIYVDKPVVVPQKPIEYPKPRIIERPVMIKPPTPPPMEPQTIYVDKPIFKEMKWPDPPKPIVIERPCYIDPPPPPEQKAQTIVVDKPIVREYPRPPTPPSPIIQENLVYINAPEWPRQSPQKIIVDRPVVRPIGPAPPPPPPDIEERTVYIDPPEFPKQQAHRIVVEKPVFNPPKPAPRPPTPEIEEKIVYIDCPPYPKQEAQRIIVEKPIIKDPGPPPPAPKPIIIEKTVYIDGPKYQQQEPQRIIVEKPVLRDRGPPPPPPKPIIIEKIVYIDPPPWPKQEPQRIIVEKPVIRQRPPPPVPKPVVIEKPVYVDVPAPPMPEPQRVIVEKPIMRTTYGLSETRREPSVYNYHYQHRPANVRSSYVVRSTSPQRGLRRYAISEVGDDRTRRVDYGSDGGAAYRLYGQPRDFRFKENQFMNERGFGRSIHQELRTSRGPNSYTYGGAYRMNERRGSIH; this is encoded by the exons ATGGTTGTGGTGAAAGGGAACGTGATGTACTCGTGCAAGGCGTTCTACATCGGCAGCGAGAAGCCTGCCGAGGACAAGAAAGGCGTTGAGGCCCTTCAAGGACCGCTCAGGGACAA GTACCAAGGAAACGTTTCTGACGTCGCGGGATATGACGTCACAGTGACGGTTATGCCGGACGTTCTCCACGTCAAGTACTCGAATGACATCAAGCCGGAATTTATACTGCCGATCTCGACATTATCTATCTGCGCAGCTGTGCGCGGTGTTGAGAGTCACGGCGACCCCGGGAACATGAAGTTTGTTCCGGTTCATTCCGTCATCACTGCGAATGAGCCGGACTCGGAACATCCAGCTATCTACGCGACGGTGATGCGAAGTCACAGGGACACCAGTGAATCACTGCTATGCCACGCGTTCATATGCAACTCAACGCGGGATGCACTGCACCTAGTAAACGCTACGCAGACCGCTCATACTGCTCACAGACGCGGCTACACCTCGAATGGCGCCATGAAATTTTTCATCGACCAGTCGACTGAATTCGACAAGACATTGCGCGTATCGCAGTCTGCGCATGCCCGAAAGCAAGATACTAAGAAAATCTACATGTACCAGGAAGACTTTGACACCCGTCAGTTCAACGCCGACTCCAAAACCTACGTCACACGTAACGATGACTTCGACATGAGACGTACCGCTACTATTACGCGTTCATACGATACGGACAACGTCGTTGAAGATGGAGACAGACAGACGACGTACTACATAAAGGCGGGTGACTACCGGGCATCTACGCCGCCGCCAGCCGTCGAGTCTGAGACCGTTATTGTTAGGGCGGACGCCGAAATACAACGCCCTCCTACTCCGCCGCCGCAGCAGACGATCTATGTTGATAAACCAGTTGTTGTCCCTCAAAAACCAATTGAATATCCCAAACCCAGAATCATTGAAAGACCTGTCATGATCAAACCACCGACACCACCCCCAATGGAGCCTCAGACAATTTACGTCGACAAACCGATCTTCAAGGAAATGAAGTGGCCGGATCCTCCTAAGCCTATTGTAATTGAGCGACCATGTTACATAGATCCACCCCCGCCACCAGAACAGAAAGCGCAGACAATTGTTGTGGACAAACCGATTGTTAGGGAGTATCCGAGACCACCCACACCTCCATCGCCAATTATTCAGGAGAATCTGGTCTACATTAACGCACCAGAGTGGCCACGCCAGTCTCCGCAGAAGATTATAGTTGATAGGCCAGTTGTACGACCCATTGGCCCTGCACCGCCGCCACCACCGCCGGATATTGAGGAGAGAACTGTGTACATTGACCCACCGGAGTTTCCAAAGCAACAAGCGCATAGGATTGTTGTTGAAAAGCCCGTGTTCAACCCACCTAAACCGGCGCCTAGACCGCCAACACCGGAAATTGAGGAAAAGATTGTGTACATCGATTGCCCGCCGTACCCCAAACAGGAAGCGCAGAGAATCATCGTTGAGAAGCCGATCATTAAAGATCCCGGTCCGCCGCCACCTGCACCTAAGCccataataattgaaaaaactgtttatattgaCGGCCCGAAGTATCAGCAGCAGGAGCCGCAGAGGATCATTGTCGAAAAACCGGTCCTACGCGACCGCggtccaccaccaccacctcctaAGCCGATTATTATTGAGAAAATCGTGTACATTGATCCACCACCATGGCCTAAACAGGAGCCGCAGCGTATCATTGTAGAGAAACCTGTTATCCGCCAGCGCCCTCCGCCACCAGTCCCGAAACCGGTGGTGATTGAGAAGCCCGTCTATGTGGATGTGCCAGCCCCGCCAATGCCTGAACCTCAGAGAGTCATAGTCGAGAAACCCATAATGAGAACGACGTACGGTTTATCCGAAACGCGCCGGGAGCCGTCGGTGTATAACTACCACTACCAACACAGGCCGGCGAACGTCAGATCATCTTACGTCGTCCGATCGACCTCGCCGCAACGGGGTCTGCGACGCTACGCGATATCTGAGGTCGGCGATGACAGAACAAGACGCGTCGACTACGGAAGCGATGGCGGCGCGGCCTACCGCCTCTACGGGCAGCCACGCGACTTCCGATTCAAGGAGAATCAGTTCATGAACGAACGTGGATTCGGGCGAAGCATTCACCAAGAGCTCCGTACATCCCGAGGACCCAACTCGTACACGTATGGAGGTGCCTACCGCATGAACGAGCGACGCGGCTCA ATTCACTAA
- the LOC128232231 gene encoding proteoglycan 4-like isoform X1, with translation MVVVKGNVMYSCKAFYIGSEKPAEDKKGVEALQGPLRDKYQGNVSDVAGYDVTVTVMPDVLHVKYSNDIKPEFILPISTLSICAAVRGVESHGDPGNMKFVPVHSVITANEPDSEHPAIYATVMRSHRDTSESLLCHAFICNSTRDALHLVNATQTAHTAHRRGYTSNGAMKFFIDQSTEFDKTLRVSQSAHARKQDTKKIYMYQEDFDTRQFNADSKTYVTRNDDFDMRRTATITRSYDTDNVVEDGDRQTTYYIKAGDYRASTPPPAVESETVIVRADAEIQRPPTPPPQQTIYVDKPVVVPQKPIEYPKPRIIERPVMIKPPTPPPMEPQTIYVDKPIFKEMKWPDPPKPIVIERPCYIDPPPPPEQKAQTIVVDKPIVREYPRPPTPPSPIIQENLVYINAPEWPRQSPQKIIVDRPVVRPIGPAPPPPPPDIEERTVYIDPPEFPKQQAHRIVVEKPVFNPPKPAPRPPTPEIEEKIVYIDCPPYPKQEAQRIIVEKPIIKDPGPPPPAPKPIIIEKTVYIDGPKYQQQEPQRIIVEKPVLRDRGPPPPPPKPIIIEKIVYIDPPPWPKQEPQRIIVEKPVIRQRPPPPVPKPVVIEKPVYVDVPAPPMPEPQRVIVEKPIMRTTYGLSETRREPSVYNYHYQHRPANVRSSYVVRSTSPQRGLRRYAISEVGDDRTRRVDYGSDGGAAYRLYGQPRDFRFKENQFMNERGFGRSIHQELRTSRGPNSYTYGGAYRMNERRGSVSS, from the exons ATGGTTGTGGTGAAAGGGAACGTGATGTACTCGTGCAAGGCGTTCTACATCGGCAGCGAGAAGCCTGCCGAGGACAAGAAAGGCGTTGAGGCCCTTCAAGGACCGCTCAGGGACAA GTACCAAGGAAACGTTTCTGACGTCGCGGGATATGACGTCACAGTGACGGTTATGCCGGACGTTCTCCACGTCAAGTACTCGAATGACATCAAGCCGGAATTTATACTGCCGATCTCGACATTATCTATCTGCGCAGCTGTGCGCGGTGTTGAGAGTCACGGCGACCCCGGGAACATGAAGTTTGTTCCGGTTCATTCCGTCATCACTGCGAATGAGCCGGACTCGGAACATCCAGCTATCTACGCGACGGTGATGCGAAGTCACAGGGACACCAGTGAATCACTGCTATGCCACGCGTTCATATGCAACTCAACGCGGGATGCACTGCACCTAGTAAACGCTACGCAGACCGCTCATACTGCTCACAGACGCGGCTACACCTCGAATGGCGCCATGAAATTTTTCATCGACCAGTCGACTGAATTCGACAAGACATTGCGCGTATCGCAGTCTGCGCATGCCCGAAAGCAAGATACTAAGAAAATCTACATGTACCAGGAAGACTTTGACACCCGTCAGTTCAACGCCGACTCCAAAACCTACGTCACACGTAACGATGACTTCGACATGAGACGTACCGCTACTATTACGCGTTCATACGATACGGACAACGTCGTTGAAGATGGAGACAGACAGACGACGTACTACATAAAGGCGGGTGACTACCGGGCATCTACGCCGCCGCCAGCCGTCGAGTCTGAGACCGTTATTGTTAGGGCGGACGCCGAAATACAACGCCCTCCTACTCCGCCGCCGCAGCAGACGATCTATGTTGATAAACCAGTTGTTGTCCCTCAAAAACCAATTGAATATCCCAAACCCAGAATCATTGAAAGACCTGTCATGATCAAACCACCGACACCACCCCCAATGGAGCCTCAGACAATTTACGTCGACAAACCGATCTTCAAGGAAATGAAGTGGCCGGATCCTCCTAAGCCTATTGTAATTGAGCGACCATGTTACATAGATCCACCCCCGCCACCAGAACAGAAAGCGCAGACAATTGTTGTGGACAAACCGATTGTTAGGGAGTATCCGAGACCACCCACACCTCCATCGCCAATTATTCAGGAGAATCTGGTCTACATTAACGCACCAGAGTGGCCACGCCAGTCTCCGCAGAAGATTATAGTTGATAGGCCAGTTGTACGACCCATTGGCCCTGCACCGCCGCCACCACCGCCGGATATTGAGGAGAGAACTGTGTACATTGACCCACCGGAGTTTCCAAAGCAACAAGCGCATAGGATTGTTGTTGAAAAGCCCGTGTTCAACCCACCTAAACCGGCGCCTAGACCGCCAACACCGGAAATTGAGGAAAAGATTGTGTACATCGATTGCCCGCCGTACCCCAAACAGGAAGCGCAGAGAATCATCGTTGAGAAGCCGATCATTAAAGATCCCGGTCCGCCGCCACCTGCACCTAAGCccataataattgaaaaaactgtttatattgaCGGCCCGAAGTATCAGCAGCAGGAGCCGCAGAGGATCATTGTCGAAAAACCGGTCCTACGCGACCGCggtccaccaccaccacctcctaAGCCGATTATTATTGAGAAAATCGTGTACATTGATCCACCACCATGGCCTAAACAGGAGCCGCAGCGTATCATTGTAGAGAAACCTGTTATCCGCCAGCGCCCTCCGCCACCAGTCCCGAAACCGGTGGTGATTGAGAAGCCCGTCTATGTGGATGTGCCAGCCCCGCCAATGCCTGAACCTCAGAGAGTCATAGTCGAGAAACCCATAATGAGAACGACGTACGGTTTATCCGAAACGCGCCGGGAGCCGTCGGTGTATAACTACCACTACCAACACAGGCCGGCGAACGTCAGATCATCTTACGTCGTCCGATCGACCTCGCCGCAACGGGGTCTGCGACGCTACGCGATATCTGAGGTCGGCGATGACAGAACAAGACGCGTCGACTACGGAAGCGATGGCGGCGCGGCCTACCGCCTCTACGGGCAGCCACGCGACTTCCGATTCAAGGAGAATCAGTTCATGAACGAACGTGGATTCGGGCGAAGCATTCACCAAGAGCTCCGTACATCCCGAGGACCCAACTCGTACACGTATGGAGGTGCCTACCGCATGAACGAGCGACGCGGCTCAGTAAGTAGCTAA